A genomic region of Gemmata massiliana contains the following coding sequences:
- a CDS encoding SGNH/GDSL hydrolase family protein → MLLSTAFAILLGTQVLPPGFVSTPGTRLQPAQPANSPQSFSLKDGDRIVWLGNTLVEREQRYGYWETALIAANADKNITVRNLGWSGDTVFGDARAGFDNAAKGYERTVSLTLELKPTVIFVNFGSNEAFEGKEGLPKFEKGLEKLLDSLKPANARVFLFSPIPVEKSTSLPDPKALNDKLALYSGAIKEIAEKRGLSLVDLFRDFQNIRSAGPFTDNGIHLTEAGYKQFTPFFTNSLAQPGTVVSEEKLEPLRQAIIAKNEQFFNKWRPQNETYLFGFRKHEQGKNAKEIVEFDPFIAKAEEEIAKIRKSLNK, encoded by the coding sequence ATGCTCCTCTCCACTGCGTTTGCCATACTCCTCGGCACGCAAGTTCTTCCGCCCGGTTTCGTCAGCACGCCAGGTACCAGATTACAACCCGCCCAACCCGCGAACTCGCCCCAATCGTTCAGCCTCAAAGACGGCGACCGGATCGTGTGGCTCGGTAACACGCTCGTCGAGCGCGAGCAGCGCTACGGCTACTGGGAAACGGCGCTCATCGCGGCGAATGCCGACAAGAACATCACCGTTCGCAACCTCGGCTGGAGCGGCGACACCGTGTTCGGCGACGCCCGCGCCGGCTTCGACAACGCCGCAAAGGGCTACGAGCGGACGGTGTCGCTCACCCTGGAACTGAAGCCGACCGTGATCTTCGTAAACTTCGGCTCGAACGAAGCGTTCGAGGGCAAAGAAGGGTTACCGAAGTTTGAGAAGGGGCTGGAAAAACTCCTCGACTCGCTCAAGCCCGCCAACGCGCGCGTGTTTTTGTTCTCACCAATTCCCGTCGAAAAATCCACGAGCCTCCCGGACCCGAAGGCGCTCAACGATAAGCTCGCGCTCTACAGCGGGGCGATCAAAGAGATCGCGGAAAAGCGCGGGCTCTCGTTAGTAGACCTGTTCCGCGATTTTCAGAACATCCGTTCTGCGGGTCCGTTCACGGATAACGGCATCCACCTGACCGAAGCCGGCTACAAGCAATTTACTCCGTTCTTCACGAACAGTTTGGCGCAACCGGGAACGGTTGTGAGCGAAGAAAAACTCGAACCGCTCCGCCAGGCGATCATCGCGAAGAACGAGCAGTTCTTTAACAAGTGGCGCCCGCAGAACGAGACGTACCTGTTCGGGTTCCGCAAGCACGAACAGGGGAAGAACGCGAAGGAAATCGTCGAGTTCGACCCGTTCATCGCGAAGGCCGAAGAGGAGATCGCCAAGATCCGGAAGTCGCTGAACAAGTAA
- a CDS encoding PVC-type heme-binding CxxCH protein — MRQYTFSLLLLLSPSLAFAQNDAKVPDPDPELERKTFTVAPGFEVSLFAADPLLAKPIQMNFDPQGRLWIASSEIYPQIKPGEKANDKIIVLEDTNGDGKADKTTVFADGLLIPTGLEPGDGGVYVANSTELVHLSASKPGGKADKRKVLLSGFGTEDTHHIIHTFRWGPDCRLYFNQSIYIHSHIETPSGVKRLNAGGIWRYNPDKTELDVFARGWVNTWGHAFDKYGQSLATDGAGGEGINHAIPGGYYLTSVGPHAQRLLHGMNPGSPKYCGLEVISGRHFPDDWQGDVVTNDFRGHRVCRFKLQDDGSTFAAREMTEVVKSNHPAFRPIDVKMGPDGALYIADWYNPIIQHGEVDFRDPRRDHTHGRIWRVTAKGRDLVKKPKLVDATIPELLEQLKAPEQWTRQQAKRVLKERGAEKVLPELEKWIDDLAKKDEMAHLEAMWVRIALGERAGGETSYFRDPRAKAIAVRGYTYGLNTPKPTDEIFAMAWAADQKFITSELQFATVQYDNPRARLEGVRALSLLKSAEAAEAALRVLDFPMDRTLDYALWLTLRELEPYWLPEFKSGKLTFGGDAKKLAFALNAIGNKDTVKPVLALIDSGKVPKENVHGLYLLLAQIGGSEELGKVFAHADRDTGVSADQRNALFLALEDAVRTRKVAAPKNADQLHAVIDEINTQPDSKTRPASRSALRLAGLWKVGGLRPALESIAKSEKAIDPVDRAAALEGLALFGDANAKTFITKLSGAEQKPDVRRLALVALAALDTPVAATETAKFLPDAKPDEALIDLFAAFVNRRGGASVLAKALADKKLPADVAKIGLKAVRAAGQPADDLTAALTKAGDLTAARKPPTEAEVKALAADALKTGDAARGEAVYRRKELQCLACHAYGGAGGQVGPDLTSIGASAQADYVVDSLLLPHKAIKEGFDVTRVVTTEDQVVQGIKVREGNGVLVLRTAEDKEITIPVKDIAERTKSTKSLMPEGLTDQLTKQDFTDLVRYISELGKVGGAYAPSKARVVRRWQVIEPTNANLNAFRRARVSAAAEAESPFSWAPAYSKVSGDLPLAEQPKFTVWNDTAPQTVLRFQLDVTTAGAAKLKFNSVAGLTVYVGNTPIEPKPETVLDLKAGVQTVTILIDRSKRATEDVRIELDDVEKSPARVAVVGGK, encoded by the coding sequence ATGCGCCAATACACCTTTTCGCTACTACTTCTGCTCTCGCCCTCACTCGCGTTCGCACAGAACGACGCGAAGGTGCCCGACCCGGACCCGGAACTGGAGCGCAAGACGTTCACCGTCGCGCCCGGGTTCGAGGTGAGCCTGTTCGCGGCGGACCCACTGCTGGCGAAGCCGATCCAGATGAACTTCGACCCGCAGGGGCGGTTGTGGATCGCGTCGAGCGAGATCTACCCACAAATCAAGCCGGGTGAGAAGGCGAACGACAAAATCATCGTCCTCGAAGACACCAATGGGGACGGGAAGGCCGACAAGACCACTGTGTTCGCGGACGGGTTGCTCATCCCGACCGGACTCGAACCCGGGGACGGTGGCGTGTACGTCGCGAACAGCACCGAACTTGTTCACCTGAGCGCGAGCAAGCCCGGCGGCAAGGCCGACAAGCGGAAGGTGCTGCTCAGCGGGTTCGGCACGGAAGACACGCACCACATCATCCACACGTTCCGTTGGGGACCGGATTGCCGGCTGTACTTCAACCAGTCGATTTACATTCACAGCCACATCGAAACGCCGAGCGGCGTGAAGCGCCTGAACGCGGGCGGCATCTGGCGGTACAACCCGGACAAAACGGAACTCGACGTCTTCGCCCGCGGGTGGGTGAACACGTGGGGCCACGCCTTCGACAAGTACGGGCAATCTCTTGCGACGGACGGCGCCGGCGGTGAGGGGATTAACCACGCGATCCCGGGCGGTTATTACCTCACGTCGGTCGGCCCGCACGCGCAACGACTGCTGCACGGGATGAACCCCGGCTCGCCGAAGTATTGCGGCCTCGAAGTGATCTCGGGCCGGCACTTCCCGGACGACTGGCAGGGCGATGTCGTCACCAACGACTTCCGCGGGCACCGCGTGTGCCGGTTCAAACTGCAAGACGACGGCAGCACGTTCGCGGCGCGCGAAATGACGGAAGTCGTCAAGAGCAACCACCCCGCGTTCCGCCCGATCGACGTGAAGATGGGGCCGGACGGCGCGCTGTACATCGCGGACTGGTACAACCCGATTATCCAGCACGGCGAAGTGGACTTCCGCGACCCGCGCCGCGACCACACGCACGGCCGCATCTGGCGCGTGACCGCGAAGGGCCGCGACCTCGTGAAGAAGCCGAAGCTCGTGGACGCGACCATCCCCGAACTGCTGGAACAACTGAAGGCGCCCGAACAGTGGACGCGCCAACAAGCGAAGCGCGTGCTCAAGGAACGCGGCGCCGAGAAAGTGCTGCCGGAACTAGAGAAGTGGATAGACGATTTGGCCAAGAAGGACGAGATGGCTCACCTTGAGGCAATGTGGGTACGAATCGCTCTAGGAGAACGGGCAGGAGGTGAGACGAGCTATTTCCGCGACCCGCGAGCGAAAGCGATCGCCGTGCGCGGATACACGTATGGTCTGAATACCCCAAAGCCAACCGATGAAATCTTTGCAATGGCATGGGCTGCAGATCAAAAATTCATCACATCCGAGTTACAATTCGCGACCGTGCAATACGACAATCCGCGTGCTCGGCTGGAAGGAGTTCGAGCCTTATCGCTCCTTAAATCGGCTGAAGCAGCCGAAGCCGCACTCCGCGTGCTCGATTTCCCAATGGACCGCACGCTCGATTACGCGCTGTGGCTCACGCTTCGCGAACTCGAACCGTACTGGCTCCCCGAGTTCAAGAGCGGCAAACTTACTTTTGGTGGGGACGCAAAGAAATTAGCGTTCGCGCTCAACGCGATCGGCAACAAGGACACCGTGAAGCCGGTTCTCGCGCTCATCGATTCGGGCAAAGTACCGAAGGAGAACGTTCACGGGCTGTACCTGCTGCTCGCGCAGATCGGCGGGTCGGAAGAGTTGGGCAAGGTGTTCGCCCACGCGGACCGCGACACCGGTGTGAGCGCGGACCAGCGAAACGCCCTCTTCCTCGCACTGGAAGACGCGGTCCGCACACGAAAGGTCGCCGCACCCAAAAACGCCGATCAGCTCCACGCGGTTATTGACGAGATCAACACCCAACCGGACAGCAAAACGCGGCCGGCGTCGCGTTCGGCCCTGCGGCTCGCGGGATTGTGGAAGGTCGGCGGGCTGCGCCCGGCACTGGAAAGCATTGCGAAGTCCGAAAAAGCGATCGATCCGGTCGACCGTGCCGCAGCATTGGAAGGGCTTGCACTGTTCGGCGACGCGAATGCGAAAACGTTCATCACGAAGTTGAGTGGCGCGGAGCAGAAACCGGACGTGCGCCGACTCGCACTCGTGGCTCTCGCCGCACTCGACACACCCGTGGCAGCGACCGAAACGGCGAAGTTCCTCCCGGACGCCAAGCCGGACGAAGCGCTGATCGACCTGTTCGCGGCGTTCGTCAACCGAAGGGGCGGCGCGTCCGTGCTGGCAAAAGCGCTCGCGGACAAGAAGCTCCCGGCGGATGTCGCGAAGATCGGTCTGAAGGCAGTTCGTGCCGCGGGCCAACCAGCCGACGACCTGACCGCCGCACTCACGAAGGCCGGTGACCTCACGGCCGCTCGCAAACCACCGACCGAGGCCGAGGTGAAGGCGCTCGCCGCGGACGCGCTCAAAACGGGCGACGCGGCACGCGGGGAGGCGGTGTATCGCCGCAAGGAACTCCAGTGCCTCGCGTGCCACGCCTACGGCGGCGCCGGCGGGCAGGTCGGCCCGGACCTCACCAGCATCGGCGCCAGCGCCCAAGCCGACTACGTCGTCGATTCGCTCCTGTTGCCGCACAAGGCGATCAAAGAGGGCTTCGACGTAACGCGGGTCGTTACGACCGAGGATCAGGTCGTTCAGGGGATCAAGGTGCGCGAAGGTAACGGGGTGCTCGTGCTCCGCACGGCCGAGGACAAGGAGATCACGATCCCGGTGAAGGACATCGCGGAGCGCACGAAGTCCACCAAGTCCCTCATGCCCGAAGGGTTGACGGACCAACTCACGAAGCAGGACTTCACGGACCTCGTGCGGTACATCTCGGAACTCGGCAAGGTCGGCGGGGCTTACGCCCCGAGCAAGGCCCGCGTCGTCCGGCGCTGGCAGGTGATCGAGCCGACGAACGCGAACCTGAACGCCTTCCGGCGCGCCCGCGTGTCGGCCGCCGCGGAAGCGGAAAGCCCGTTCTCGTGGGCTCCCGCGTACTCGAAGGTGTCGGGCGATCTGCCGCTCGCAGAGCAACCGAAGTTCACCGTGTGGAACGATACCGCGCCACAAACGGTGCTCCGCTTCCAGCTTGATGTAACTACCGCCGGGGCCGCGAAACTGAAGTTCAACTCGGTCGCGGGCCTGACGGTGTACGTGGGCAACACGCCGATCGAGCCGAAGCCGGAAACGGTCCTCGACCTCAAGGCCGGCGTGCAAACGGTCACGATCCTCATCGACCGCTCGAAGCGCGCGACCGAAGACGTGCGGATCGAGTTGGACGACGTGGAGAAGTCGCCCGCGCGCGTCGCGGTTGTG